A window of Flavobacterium flavigenum contains these coding sequences:
- the aat gene encoding leucyl/phenylalanyl-tRNA--protein transferase, whose product MYYLFKDLFFPPVTEADEEGVLAIGGDLSSERLQLAYKSGIFPWFNEGEPILWWSPDPRMVLFLNELIVTKSMRNILNRNQFRITFNQNFAAVISNCQKIKRDGQNGTWISNEMIDAYCKLNEEGFAKSVEVWQDDILVGGLYGIDLGHVFCGESMFSKVSNASKVAFIALVNYLKEENYKLLDCQVYNPHLESLGCREIDRDDFMSILKSE is encoded by the coding sequence ATGTATTATTTATTCAAAGATTTATTTTTTCCGCCGGTCACAGAAGCTGATGAAGAAGGCGTTTTGGCAATAGGAGGAGATTTGAGTTCAGAACGTTTGCAATTGGCTTACAAAAGCGGAATTTTCCCATGGTTTAATGAAGGTGAACCAATTCTGTGGTGGTCTCCTGATCCAAGAATGGTTTTGTTTTTAAATGAATTGATTGTTACCAAAAGTATGCGGAATATTTTGAACCGAAATCAATTTAGAATAACTTTTAATCAGAACTTTGCAGCCGTAATTTCCAATTGCCAAAAGATAAAACGTGATGGTCAAAACGGCACGTGGATTTCAAACGAAATGATTGATGCCTATTGCAAATTAAACGAGGAAGGATTTGCAAAGTCGGTTGAGGTATGGCAGGATGATATTTTAGTTGGTGGCTTATACGGAATTGATTTAGGACATGTTTTTTGTGGTGAAAGTATGTTTTCTAAAGTTTCAAATGCTTCCAAAGTTGCTTTTATAGCTTTGGTAAATTATTTAAAAGAAGAAAATTATAAACTATTAGATTGTCAGGTTTATAATCCGCATTTGGAGAGTTTAGGCTGCCGAGAAATTGACCGTGATGACTTTATGTCTATTTTAAAAAGTGAATAA
- a CDS encoding DUF3127 domain-containing protein yields the protein MEVTGKVKVVNPEQQVSASFKKRELVVTTDEQYPQHILIEFTQDKCDLLSSYKQGEAVKVSINLRGREWVNPQGETRYFNSIQGWRIERLAPEGPVQTPAMPTAETFAPATNLNEDEPDDLPF from the coding sequence ATGGAAGTTACAGGAAAAGTAAAAGTGGTTAACCCAGAGCAGCAAGTTAGTGCCTCATTCAAAAAAAGAGAATTAGTTGTTACTACTGATGAGCAGTACCCACAGCATATTTTAATCGAATTTACACAAGATAAATGTGATTTATTAAGCAGCTACAAACAAGGTGAGGCTGTAAAAGTTTCTATCAATTTAAGAGGAAGAGAATGGGTTAATCCACAGGGAGAAACCAGATATTTCAATAGTATTCAGGGATGGAGAATCGAAAGATTAGCTCCTGAAGGGCCGGTGCAAACGCCAGCTATGCCGACTGCAGAAACTTTTGCTCCGGCAACAAATTTAAACGAAGACGAACCGGACGATTTGCCATTCTAA
- a CDS encoding MOSC domain-containing protein has product MSAVYIVKEIYIYPIKSLAGISCQQAFAEEMGFENDRRWMLLDSDNQHITQREYPEMSQFYPKISEGKISVTFQDQKHEFLISEHLNDPIYTKVWDDKSFVFEVNKATSKWFSDHLGFECRLVKIIKTGDRKHESSKSKETYNVSLADGYPYLLIGTKSLDSLNEKLKEKITVKRFRPNIVVSTQNAHEEDDFEHFKIGEVHFKNVKPCGRCIMVNNDPQNGIVKKEPLKTLSKYRNFNNSVLFGTNIVGLNPGIIQVGDEVVF; this is encoded by the coding sequence ATGAGTGCTGTTTACATTGTAAAAGAAATTTATATTTATCCGATAAAAAGCCTGGCTGGAATTAGCTGCCAACAGGCTTTTGCTGAAGAAATGGGTTTTGAAAACGACCGCAGATGGATGTTGCTCGATTCAGATAACCAACACATCACACAGCGGGAATATCCAGAAATGAGCCAGTTTTATCCTAAGATTTCAGAAGGCAAAATTTCGGTTACTTTTCAGGATCAAAAACATGAATTTTTAATCAGTGAGCACTTAAATGATCCGATTTATACCAAAGTATGGGATGATAAAAGTTTTGTTTTCGAAGTAAATAAAGCGACTTCAAAATGGTTTAGCGATCATTTAGGGTTTGAATGCAGATTGGTAAAAATCATTAAGACCGGAGATCGCAAGCACGAAAGTTCAAAATCTAAGGAAACGTATAATGTCAGTCTCGCAGATGGATACCCATACTTACTAATTGGAACAAAAAGTCTTGATTCTTTGAATGAAAAGCTAAAGGAAAAAATTACTGTAAAAAGATTTCGTCCCAATATTGTTGTAAGCACTCAGAACGCTCATGAGGAAGATGATTTTGAGCATTTTAAGATTGGTGAAGTTCATTTTAAAAATGTAAAACCCTGTGGAAGATGTATTATGGTTAACAATGATCCGCAAAATGGGATTGTGAAAAAAGAACCTCTAAAAACATTGAGTAAGTACAGGAATTTCAACAATTCTGTTTTATTCGGAACCAATATTGTGGGTTTGAATCCGGGAATAATTCAGGTTGGTGATGAAGTTGTTTTTTAG
- a CDS encoding flavin reductase family protein translates to MMTINPKEIPTAKLQGYLQSAVGPRPIALASTISAKGIPNLSPFSFFNVFSANPPILVFSPSRRVRDNTIKHTLINAEATREVVINVVNYDLVQQTSLASTEYADGVNEFIKAGLTQIPSDIVKPYRVKESPVQFECKVTQIIPLGTEGGAGNLILCEVLKIHIHESVLDENGAIDQHKIDLVSRLGNNWYSRSNQGLFEVEKPLTTLGVGVDAIPNFIKESPVFNGNDFGKLGNIEALPTTEEVSIFVKENFSVKGVLSSDDQEKIHLEAKKYLDKGDVLSAWKVLLAKK, encoded by the coding sequence ATGATGACCATTAACCCAAAAGAGATACCGACAGCAAAGTTACAAGGCTATCTTCAAAGCGCTGTAGGACCAAGACCAATTGCTTTGGCGAGTACAATTAGTGCAAAAGGTATTCCCAATTTGTCACCTTTTAGTTTCTTTAATGTGTTTAGTGCGAATCCTCCAATTTTAGTTTTTTCACCTTCAAGACGCGTGCGGGACAATACTATTAAGCACACTTTGATAAATGCTGAAGCAACACGTGAAGTTGTGATTAATGTGGTCAATTATGATTTGGTTCAGCAGACTTCTTTGGCAAGTACTGAATATGCCGACGGTGTGAACGAATTTATAAAAGCCGGTTTGACACAGATTCCTTCGGATATAGTAAAACCTTATCGTGTTAAAGAATCTCCCGTACAATTTGAATGTAAAGTTACTCAGATTATTCCTTTAGGAACAGAAGGCGGAGCGGGAAACCTGATTCTTTGTGAAGTGCTAAAAATTCATATCCACGAATCTGTTTTAGATGAAAACGGGGCAATTGATCAGCATAAAATTGACTTGGTTTCAAGATTAGGAAATAACTGGTATTCAAGGTCGAATCAGGGACTTTTTGAAGTAGAAAAACCATTGACAACATTAGGGGTTGGAGTAGATGCAATTCCAAATTTTATTAAAGAAAGCCCTGTTTTTAACGGGAATGATTTTGGAAAATTAGGCAACATAGAAGCCTTGCCCACAACAGAAGAAGTTAGTATATTTGTGAAAGAAAATTTTTCGGTAAAAGGGGTTTTGAGCTCTGATGACCAGGAAAAAATTCATTTAGAGGCCAAAAAATACCTCGATAAGGGTGATGTTTTATCAGCATGGAAAGTACTTTTGGCAAAGAAATAA
- a CDS encoding sensor histidine kinase encodes MHFSESRNTTRWTIIFISFSIISLILWNTYTFFQIFKNEERLKMNILANAQKTIINADEYTDLDLPLEITNSNSSVPVILVMYDKVINSKNVPEEILNDKTKFKELLKKLKNENEPIVFEYAPGKHQQLYYGNSALLNKLKYYPIALLLIIFLFAALIYNFYKSTKIATQNKLWAGMAKETAHQIGTPLSSLIGWVEILKTEEIDQTITSEIEKDVERLQTITDRFSKIGSVPVLENHDVVAETLSTFEYLQLRFSKQVTFSYQIPDKPIFALINPTLHSWTIENLVKNAIDAMKGKGTLDLQIEQDNHHVKINIKDSGTGISKNQFKTIFEPGFTTKKRGWGLGLSLTKRIVEEYHSGKIKVLHSEIGKGTTFQISLNKKVQ; translated from the coding sequence ATGCATTTTTCTGAAAGCAGAAATACAACCCGTTGGACCATCATTTTTATTTCCTTTTCAATCATTTCACTGATACTCTGGAATACTTATACTTTTTTTCAAATATTCAAAAATGAAGAACGGTTAAAAATGAATATTCTTGCGAATGCACAAAAAACAATCATCAATGCTGACGAATATACCGATCTTGATTTACCTCTGGAAATAACAAATAGTAATTCTTCTGTTCCGGTAATTTTAGTGATGTACGATAAAGTAATTAATTCTAAAAATGTCCCTGAGGAAATTCTTAACGACAAAACGAAATTTAAAGAACTTTTGAAAAAATTAAAAAATGAAAATGAACCTATTGTTTTTGAATATGCGCCCGGGAAACACCAACAGCTGTATTACGGAAATTCGGCATTACTAAACAAACTTAAATATTACCCCATTGCTCTGTTACTGATTATTTTTCTATTTGCAGCCTTAATTTACAATTTCTACAAAAGCACTAAAATAGCTACACAAAATAAACTTTGGGCTGGTATGGCTAAGGAAACGGCCCATCAAATTGGAACCCCTCTTTCTTCTTTAATAGGCTGGGTCGAAATATTAAAAACGGAAGAAATCGATCAGACCATTACATCTGAAATTGAAAAAGATGTAGAACGTCTGCAGACAATCACCGACCGATTCTCTAAAATTGGTTCAGTTCCCGTTCTGGAAAATCATGATGTGGTTGCAGAAACCTTAAGTACTTTTGAGTATTTACAATTGCGTTTTTCGAAACAGGTAACCTTTTCTTATCAAATTCCGGACAAACCTATTTTTGCACTGATCAATCCAACGCTTCATAGCTGGACTATTGAAAACCTGGTTAAAAATGCTATCGACGCCATGAAAGGAAAAGGCACTTTAGACCTCCAAATTGAACAGGACAATCATCATGTAAAAATAAACATAAAAGATTCCGGGACCGGAATTTCGAAAAACCAATTTAAAACTATTTTTGAACCTGGTTTTACGACTAAAAAACGCGGCTGGGGGCTTGGCCTTTCTTTAACCAAAAGAATTGTTGAAGAGTATCACAGCGGAAAAATCAAGGTTTTGCACTCTGAAATTGGTAAAGGAACTACATTTCAAATTTCACTAAATAAAAAAGTGCAGTAA